Proteins encoded in a region of the Candidatus Binatia bacterium genome:
- a CDS encoding DUF2127 domain-containing protein, with the protein MPATSSPRLLRLIGLFKLVKAVVLLASLATVFRLLRHNPTQTLIWWALKLHVDPGNQYLQAALSKLLALDGRQSELLAAATVFYATLFAVEGIGLLFDMAWAEYLTIVETAGFIPIEIYEIVRNASAVRVMTLAVNVTIVAYLGIRLRRRKRGAC; encoded by the coding sequence ATGCCGGCTACGTCCAGTCCTCGGCTCCTGCGGTTGATTGGGCTCTTCAAGTTGGTCAAGGCGGTGGTGCTGCTGGCTTCCCTGGCCACCGTTTTCCGCCTCCTCCGCCACAACCCCACGCAGACCCTGATTTGGTGGGCGCTCAAGCTGCATGTGGACCCAGGCAATCAGTATTTGCAGGCCGCGCTGTCAAAGCTCCTGGCCCTCGACGGCAGACAGTCGGAACTGCTTGCGGCCGCCACGGTGTTCTACGCTACTCTGTTCGCGGTCGAAGGGATCGGACTGCTGTTCGACATGGCGTGGGCCGAATACCTGACCATCGTCGAGACGGCCGGCTTCATACCGATCGAGATCTACGAGATCGTCAGAAACGCTAGCGCCGTCAGAGTCATGACACTGGCAGTCAACGTCACCATCGTGGCCTATCTCGGCATCCGGCTGCGGCGGCGCAAGAGGGGTGCTTGCTGA